Within the Asterias amurensis chromosome 15, ASM3211899v1 genome, the region GAATTGGTAATACTTTTGGCTTTGTTGACATTTCTTCATTGACTTTGAACACAAGTACTGAGTCtacggtgctaacacacatcggtgtatgggtaaaaaccaaaattaatattctttatctccgatgcaaatttaacatctcttataacaCAATtcatgtaagtttttttttttaattacacaaGTTTTACTGCTCTCTATGGTTTTTGTGTGATTGGATTTAACAATATTaaatttttgtgcaaaaaaaaaatcaaaagcttTTACGACCGGTtgaagttgttattattatttttttttttttaagtcctTTCCTTtgaagcgccctctcttggcattattttgcaaaacaaatgcTTCATCCAATATTTCCTCAATACGGTTCAAAGAATGGGTGCGTCAATCATGTCCATCAGTGTATCGTCGTTTGGTCATTGTCTTCTTCCTTTGACAATAAACAAAGGTCACGGACATGCCAAACAAGTAGTCTTGGTTTCAAGACTTTGGTTTCGATCAACTCCAGCTACGGAATAAGTCACTATCTATCCATCCGAGTTGGTAGTTTCGTCAACCGAAACGAATTAAAGAAGAAAAGCGCGCCCTCTGCCGGGTTATCACGCTAGGTTGTGAGTAGGAGATAATGACGACTTGGATAAAGACTATCCGTGTCATTCCACTCTCCTGACCAATGTACTTTACAAGAATTGGCATATGTGTATCATTACATGGCAACCGATTGTTATGGTAAAACCGAAAGGAAATAATGGGCAGAagtacccctcccccccccccccccccaccctagAAGCCCTCACAAGGTGCACTGAGCTAGCGCTTTTAAATGGTTTGGGgatttttttgtaggacacaaaactttgtaagtttcttgtaaatctgtggacattgtgttttgtattacaaaaGGTACCCAAACTCCGGGGGAACCCCGAACTAACAAACAAGTGTTACGAAAGTTTGACACGAACCCCATAAGTTCTACCAGAGTGTGATCATCCATCCTTATCCAGCTGCAACTTTGATCGCATGTACattgtcaaagaaaaaaaattgatgtaGTGAAAACAAGCGACAGCGATAATGGATAATGTGACATTACATGTTAAACCCAACTATTGAGTCAGTTAATAGTGACATTGCGCACGTACACAGGCTTCATTTTTACCACAGCTACCAATCCGACCAGTCAGTATAACGCCGCTGAGTCATTCAGTACCCTCGGTCTCTGTATTTTGTGAGCTACATCCACACAACAGCGTAAGTACTGCCATTTTTCTTACATTAAGTGAAATTTAAAGTTGTGGTTTTTAAAGGGAAAGAGAGCAGGTCGAAAAGTTTCTTACTTGTTTTACTTAAGTAGGCCTCTTGCATGTTAACATTCAAACAACTGTCATCAAAGTGAGACAGGGATGGAGTATTTCAGTAGAATAAATGCATGGCTAACAAGTTTACTCTCTTACTGTAAAAGAGTGGGAAAAATactcgttttgtccgccatgCCACTCTTGTAAAGAGCCATATGGTGGACAACTCTTTTAAAAGTGAAAGACTGGTATCTTCAACTCATTATAGAGTGAAGTTTGCTcaaatttcactcaaaaagagtgtCAGAAATTGACTTTTACTCTGaaaaagagcgaaactgacaaCACTCAGACAAGAGAAAGAATAGTAATGGATAGACTCCAAGCTATTTCATATCATTCTATATTTTAGCAGGTCTACGTTTTGTAAAGTAATTTTATGTGCTGGCTGACACCCGTCCTCGACAAAACAGCCATGGCAGCATATACAAGTACTGGACTTCATTCAATGTCAGGGCTCATTGTGCATGAATTTGGGATTTTGCCATAATTCTAAAAACAGCTCCCTGGATTTCCCGGTAGCACACAATAGCGTCTCCTGAAAACATTCAATGCTACTTGTACTCTGTGTAGGTATATAGAATGTTAAAAAGTGCGTTCAACATTGGTAACCAATGGGAACCAACTATCCAACCGAATGTTTGGGTAAACAATTCATTATTTCAAACTCTGGATGCAAATGAGTAAAATATTATAGCTGACTAACAATAAGGTGCATAACCTTGGAATCTTAATTTCatattcaccccccccccccccctttgcgCAATCATTCGAAGTTTGGGTACACTCCATTTTTTTACGAGATGCCCTACAACAAACAGCAACAAAATCACCGCAGACATTTTTTCTCTGTCTGCACTAAAAGCATAAAGATGGGCAAGTTTTACGAGTTTTTCGATTGTTTATGGTTGGTAAGCTTTCTAAAATACcgaatttttttaatgactttaATTGAGGAACCTATATGTGTGTGGAAGGGCAATGTTTGAAGATTCATATCAAAACACTCCCCAAGGAGTAAAAACATCGACAACATTTGTAATTTCTGTCGTTTATAATTTGACTCTTAGTCATCCTAAATTGATTTACTTTATCGAATATATGGCAAGATCTCGAAATGAATTTCCATGATTTTTTTTAGTTAAGGAGGTAAGTGCTTTCTGCCCTACCGGCCAGGTGTAGAccgatgatacccaagcctacatccgtatggactgtaaaaggggtaaccctgtttcagccctaggagtaggtggcaacggcctctaaaaaaaaccaagtgtagcccacaccttgaagtggccttcaggccttgtgtgtatGGCGACTTGgcatacaaaaaaagaaaaaaaaagaaaaaaacacaattaatttgagtacaCAATAGAAGTTCGAGTGGAAGAAATATTTCTATTTCGAGCTTACATCGAGCTATAAAGGGAAACTTTTCTTTCTAAAACTGTCTCAACTAAAACAATAAGTGTGATTTCGAGAGCAAAACATGATTTCGTGAAGGTAAAGTGGTTTCGAGTGTACGGATTCatttatttcatgcattttaaaaTCATTTCGTTGATTTCGAGTTCCGACCATAATTTATTTCGagctctcacaatgtttgtgaGCTCACGAATCTTTCAGTACTTGTACCAGCCTAACTGCATCCAACCTTTCTTATAGGTTCATAGAATGGCTGCGTCCACCATGTCCAGGGCATCTTCATTTGGCCACTATCTTCTTCCTTTGACAATGAACAAATGTCAAATTAATGCCAAACAAGCCGAATATCACATCAAAGTGAAAACAATGTCCCTTGACATTGGAAAACATCGACCAGGGAGGCATGCCCTCAGAAACCTCCTTGGATTACTTCATTTCCGGCTGGATAAGTTCGAGGAATCTTTGGCGTACTTTGACAAGATATTGTCTGACGGGGAAGACCCCGAGAATTTAAACGCACTGGCAAATCGGAAATATATCTGCGACAATTTGTACATGATTCCAGAGTCCCGGCAGTGTACAGAGAAGCTCTATGAGTTGCTTGCTGATGACGACCAGAATGAAGGGGGGGAAAGCCGACTTCGTCGAGCCCGTAGTCGTGCTGAACAAGCCTTCGCATATtcgtttgatgttttcaatgaaACAGTGACGACGGAAAGATACCAAACCTCGGTGAAACTTTACGATGAAGCATTTGAACTTGCAGGAGACTCGTTGGCTCAAGATGATAGGGAAGATTGGATGATGAGTAAGGGTATGGCTTGTCATAAGATCTTCAGtgaaaaaaaacgggaaaagtCACTGAAGGAAGCTCAAATGTGGCTTAAAGAAACGGTTAACATCTTTATTCAGATCGTCAACAAAACGGATGACAACAGCGTGGCGAGTGATAGCTGGCGACACCTTGGAGAGATCTTTATGGACAAGTCACTTTTTGACATACAAGTCCCCGATTTGTTTAAGGGATATTTACAGAAGCCAATAGAGTGTTTTAAGAAAGCTCTCCATCATACGCCAAACGATGCCAGGATATTGGCTAGATTCGCCAATTTCTTAAACAAGATCAATCACAAAGAGGAGGCACTGGAGAAAGTTAACCAATCAATCGAACTTGACACAACTGTGTTTAACGCTTTTGCTTATATAGTTCGTGGACGAATATTCCTTCAGGATTATGAATACCAGCTAGGACTAATAGGTAGTACGAAACATAACAGTTCAAACCGACTGGACAACCCACTCAAAAACGCTCaaaaagattttgagaaagTGTATGAATTTAATTCATCGCCCGTCAACTTAGAAGAACTGGCACAGGTTTATTACTACATGGCAACCGATTGCCATGAAAATGAAGAAGCGGGACAAGAAGCGGGACATAATGATAGACAGAAGTACCTTCAAAAAGCCCTCACAACATGCGCAAGGGCTGCTGCCTGCCAAGACGGCGAAAAACGTTCCCTTGTTCACAAAATTCGAGGTCAGACTCTTTGTGCTTTAGGTGAACACCAGCATGCATTGCGAAGTTTCCAGCGGGCCATTGAATGTAAAGATGATAAGTATGTAGTTTGGGAATCCGTGAATTTGCTTGTTGTTGAATACGGCCACGTTTTGAATGACATTGGCGATACGCTTTCAAGTCACCAGCCACTTCTTGCTGACATGGTGTACTGGCTTCACAAGGCTGCCAAACTTAGTCTCACGAATCTTGAATGGACCTCGTTTTCGATGGAACCACTCACAAGCCTTACATCCAACTGGCAAAGCTTCGTGAAGTTTTGTCAAGACAACGATTACACCAGGGAGCTTGAAGATATCCAGCAAGCATCGTTTGTTCACACGGGGTGGCGTACTCAACAAAGGCGTACGGTTTCAACCTCGGATGCAGAATCAATGTCTCGTCCATCCCACGTACGCCATTCAAAAAGCGTCCCAGAAGAGACAAGTGGAGCTAGTTTTGAAGACCCTAACCCGTATGTTCAGCTCGACGAATCTGCTACTGATTCTCTGTCTGTGTTAGAGCTCGATGACAACGAAACATCATCCGAAGCAACAGAAGACAAACCAACGACGACTCCGAGAGCAGGCAAAATTCAACTCAGCGACAAAACATCCTCATCTCAAGAATGGACAACCGATGATGCTTCAAATAAACCCATCAGATCAGCACCCGGCGACGCTTTAAACTGCGACTTTACTTATGACTTCTTCGTCATACACAGTGACAGTGCCTCCGAGTGGGTTTTTCGATGCTTGTTGGAGGAACTTGAGGGGCGTGGTCTGAAAGGATGCATCAAAGATCGTGATTTTATGCTCGGCCAAACGAAAGTTAAAAACTACACAGGTAGCACAGCAAAAAGTGCCTGTGTCCTCATAGTCGTTTCAAAAGACTTCAAAAAGGATTATTGGTGTGACCGCGGCATGGAGATGGCATTTGAACAAAGGAAGTTGCTGATCCCAATTCTCAGAGAGGACACTGAGCTCCCTGCGCTCCTTAATCCACTCACCCATCTTGATGCACTTGGAGCTGTGAACTGGGAGAGACTCCAGAAGTGCATTGAGCAACAAATAAAGCTAGACGATACTGCAGCATAGGACAGCTACATCACgtgacttttgagacgctgccATGGCGGCAGATAGACTTTATTCAAGTTCTCGTGCCAACTAGAAAACAGGTCATATAGCAGTGTGCCCTCACCGTAAAAATGCAGCTATTGCGGTGCCACGCAAAAGTTTTCTGACGTTTGGCGATGAGACTGAACATAAAAGGACTCTCACGGAATTGGGAGCTTCTAGTTAAAACCAAAGCGAGAAGTAAGGGAAGTTCTTTTCGGAACTAAGAAGtcacccgaacacccgaacaatctactccgcgctaagacagttctccaagaacaaactctacctggcaagtagatacacacatggttttaccgcaaaccaaatatatatcaaAGCGAGATATGATGGGCAAGGGGTTCCTCCAACAAGCCCTTACAATGTGCGCAAAAGTTTGTACTTCTAAAGGGACAACCCGAAACAGACAAACACGTGTTCTAGTTTGACAACGAACCCCATACTATTAAGGTCTAACAGCACACCTTTCAGTGATAATCCATGCTATGATCTTATTCAGCTTCAACTTTGATCACATttacattgtcaaagacaaaaatgaaaatggtgtAGTGTAACCGATCGATAACGATAAAGACATTTGCACATTAAACTCAACTGCGTCAGTTGATAACAACATTGCGCAAGCACACAGGCTACATTTTTACTACAGCTACCAATCCGACCAGTCAGTATAACGCCGCCGAGTCATTCAGTGCCCTCGGTCTCTGTATTTTGTGTGAGCTACGTCATCCATCAAACAACGTATGTATTACAGTTTTTCTTGCTTAAGTGAAATCAAAAGTTGTGATTTAACGGGACAGAATACAGACCAAAAAGCACATTGTGTGTTGGTTTATTTATTGCTTGTTTTACTTTACGTTGCTTGTTTTACTGTAAAAGGACCCCTTGCATGTTAACATTCAAACAACTGTCATCAAGTAAGACATAATTGAACAGTTTCATTGTGCATGGCAAACGAGTTTAAGAATATTAAGAATAGACTCCAACCTATTTTATTGCACTCTAAAAGTTAACAAGCCTACGTTTTGTAAAGTACTTTTATGTAGTGCCGCACCCATCCTCGCAAAACAGCCATAGCATGCTATCTGAACTTCCTTCAACGTCAGGCCAATTGTGCATGAACTTGGGATTTTGCCATATAGCTCACTGGATTTTCGGGTGGCATGTAACTATTGGGTTTTGGATACGACAGGTCACCCTGCCGTCGCCGTCGGCTTTGCCGTCTCTGGCgagaaataaaatttaaaaagtgcATGTAAACGCCCGTCAATGACATTACAAATTGGTTACCGAATTCTCGTCCGTGTTATTACCCCGTTTATTAGTTGCAATGTTTGGGCTTGTCGCCATTAAAGTTTAGTTTGGTTCATAAGGAAGACATccgtgaagaaaaaaaatgaaaatttgatttaatttcGATGactacttttaaaatgaaaattataCGGCGTgtgtttaaagggatgctgcagtgagtttaaataaaacagttgattttgctgtcatttatttctgatatatgtattgaacatcaataaactgtgttttgttttttccccgacatatctcacttgcgtaattagcgaataagtcatgccccccccccctttgtggattgttaccgccccctactatcgacgtcacgtcgggaattcaaacatatcgtcggcaaaaagagtctggtccctaactacacgcgcctaggtaccaggccacaaaGTGCACACGTCTcgatatgcacacagccagggggcccgacggctcgggttcccgacatgacgtcacgtttgtgctcccttttaggggcgggatgggttcccctaatctcttgaaaaccattttttaaatacttgcgcatttaataaaaaataaaaataaatatttcaggtttaaaaagtcatgtttaatcgtttcagttataaaaaaaaaaaccattgcaGTCACCCTTTAAACGTCAGCGGGCTAAATCTTTGCCGTAGTTTAATTATTTATGCTGAGCAAACCAACTAACTTATTAAATGGGCGGCCATGCAGCATGGTTTGGGGTTTTTGAAGGAcacctgtgaaaacaaaaaaaataaatttcttacGTTTTCAATGAAACATTGTAACTCATGAACGATCAGAGGTATAATAACGCGAGAACTCGGTTAACTCTTCGTAATGTCATTGATGGTTGTTGacggtctttttttttaatttctcgCCGGCaccaaaacaacacaatttagCCGTTGGACCTCGGTGTAAACTCCAATAATATGCAACTTAAATCAATAACTAACAAACAGAGGGCAGCAGGTCAATTTAAACTCCACATATCTCCACTATCcgttatagggtgcgttcgtttagcttccctgggtcgacccctgtgtgtggcgggtttttgtttttttcctggacgaacgtgggtaattatctgcacacgttcgtcctggggaaaaaacccgccacacaccggggtcgacccgggaagctaatcgaacgcagcCATACAAGCACTAGAGCCCTCTCAGGGTTGTGTGTTCTTTCTTGTACTCATTATGTACTCATTATGCACAAATGAATGTAGATCTCTGAATAATATCCACAGGTTACTTAAGTATACATGACACTGCACGCATGGTCGGCCAGTTTATTTGCGAAAAGGGATATCTAAGCATCGTTCGATCACGAGATTTCAGAACGTGTTCAGTGGTGTGACAAAAGCCACTCAGAGATCAACCCAAAAAAAACTAAGCGTATGGTCTTTGATTTTCGAAGGAACAAAACACACGTTCCGGCCACTGTGTGATCAAAAGGGTTACCGAGTTTAAGTACTTAATAGTAGGAATTGATATTGCAACCTGTGGATGTTTGATAAATgtgctaaatctaaatacaacaAGTTATAGCAATGTGTTTTCTCCTAAAAGAAACTTAATAATTCCAGgtggaaaggtgttttaaaagtctGCCCTGCAAATTATTAATAGACCTATACACTGTCGTATAATTGTTTTTTGGTAAAAACCACACATTTGGGTGatgaattatgacgtcatgcatgaatatttaGAGAGGCGTATGGTATACGtttatatataatttatttCAATCCTTCATAGGTTCCTAGAATGGCTGCGTCCACCATGTCAAGGGCATCGTCGTTTGGTCATTACCTTCTTCCTTTGACAATGAACAAAGGTCAGATCAATGCCAAACAAGCCGAGTATCACATCGAAGTGAAAACAAAGTACCTTGACATTAAGAAACATCGACCAGAGAGGCATGCCCTCAGAAACCTCCTTGGAATGCTTCATTTCCGGCTGGATAAGTTCGATGAATCATTGGCGTTCTTTGACAAGATATTGTCTGACGGGGAAGACCCCAAGAATTTGAACGCACTGGCAAATCGTAAGTACGTCTGCGATAAGTTATACAGAATTCCAGAGTCCAGTGACTGTGACAAGAAGATGTCTGAATTGCTACCTGACGACTACCAGAATGAAGGGGCGGAAAGCCGACTTCGTCGAGCGCGTAGTCTTGCTGAACAAGCCTTCGCCTATTCGTTTGATGTTTTCGATGAGTCAGTGACGACGGAAAGATACCGAACCTCGGTGAAGCTTTACGAGGAAGCATTTGAACTTGCAGGAGACTCGTTGGCTCAAGATGAGAGAGAAGATTGGATGATGAGTAAGGGTATGGCTTGTCAGAAAATTTTTAGTGAAGTAAAGTTTAATAAAGCACTGCAAAAAGAAGCTCGAAAATGGTTCGAAGAAGctgcaaacatttttattcgCATTAAAGACACAAATAATGACAGCTTGAAGAGTGAAAGCTGGCGACATTTGGGAGAGCTCTTTCAAGGAAGGTCAATGTGTTCCGTATCAGTCTCTGATAACTTACCACTCTATGAACCAGAAGCGTGTTTTGAAGAAGCTCTGAACTTCACTCCGAACGATCCCAAGTTGTTGGCTAGATACGCCAACTTCTTAAAATCTAACGATCGGCTAGATACAGCATTAGTGTGGGTTAACAAGTCGATCCGACAGGACGAAACCAACTACAACTCGTTGGCTCTTTTTCTCCGTGGACAAATCTTCCTAAGATATTTCAAAAAACAatttacacaacacaacacaccaCACCAACAGGATGGCAGCTTTCTCATAAACGCACAACAAGATTTAGAGAAACTGTCCGAGAGTCATTCCACACCAATGTACTTACAAGAATTGGCACAAGTGTATTACTATATGGCAACCGATTGCCATGGTAAAGTCAAAACGGAATGTGGAGGGCTGGAGTACCTCCACAAAGCACTCACAATGTGCGCCAAAGCAACAGCTTTTCAGGACGGTGAAAAACGTTCTAATGTCCATAAAATTCGTGGTCTGTGTCTTCGTGCTTTAGGTGAACACCAGCATGCATTGAGAAGTTTCAAGCGCGCCGTCGAATGTGATCTTTCTTACAATTGGTTCTCAGGTTCTGGAAAATGCCTCATTTCAGAATACGCCAGTGTTTTGAAGGACATGACTGGTGGCAAATCCTCATGTTCCCAGACACTGTTTGCTGACATGGTCTACTGGCTGCACAAGGCTGCCAAAACCTATCTCATGAATCCTCAATGGATAGGTTCATTCGACGTACAAAGGCATCTTGCTTCCAACTGGGAAAACTTTGTTAAGTATTGTGTAGATAACGATAACACCAGTGAACTTGAAGACATCCAGGAAGCGTCATCTCATCCTGAACAGAGAAGGCGTACAGATGAAGAATCACACCTTCCTACATCAATGTGTCCTCCACAAAGCGTCATCGAAGAAGCAAGTGGGActagttgttttgtttctacAGAAGACCAAAACCCTCATGCCCCGATTGAGGCTGCCAAAGTTACTGTGTATCAGCCACCACAAAAACGTCGTACACAAACAGTCGTCGGAGAAGGGAGTGTGTATAGAGAGGTATCTGAAGACCATAAACCCCATGCCAACATAGAAGGTACCAAAGCCACTGCTTATAAACCACCCCATGTGCGTCGTGCACAAAGCATCGCCGACGAAGCACGTGGGGCTACAGAGGAAACATCTGACGACTATCAGACACAACTCCAGGTTGAGTCTAGCACCGATTCCTTGTCTGCGTTAGACCTTGGTGGTAACAAGACATCATccaaagaaaaacaagtaaCATTGACCGTGAATCTCCAAACCGGCAAGACGCAGATTGTTAACCCTACATCGTCGACTCAAGAATGGACCTCCAAGGATGCTTCAAAGAAACCTATCAGATCAGCACCTGAAAAGGCTTTGAACCACAACTTTCAGAATGACTTCTTAGTCTTACACAGTAGCAGTGCGTCTGAGTGGGTAATTAGATGTCTATTGGAGGAACTTGAAGAGAGTAATCTAAAAGGATGCATCAAAGATCGTGATTTCATGGTCGGCAAAACGTGGCTCGCTAACTACACAGACAGCATAGCGAACAGCGCCTGTGTTATTATAGTCATTACGCAAGATTTCGAACATGATGCTTGGTGCAACAGCAGTATGCTTATGGCAATCGAACAAAAGAAGTTGTTGGTTCCTGTTCTAAGAGAAGGCACCAAGCTCCCTATGTTCCTAAATACCCTCACCCATCTTGATGCAACCGGAGCTGTGAACTGGGAGCTACTCAAAAGGAGCATTGAGCAACAAATAAGGCTGGgcgatgcttaaaggcagtatacactattggtaattactcaaaataattatcagcataaaacctcacttggtaacgagtaatgtggagaggttgatagtataaaacattgtgagaaacggctctctctgaagtgacgtagttttcgagagagaagtaattttccacgaatttgatttcgagacctcaagtttagaacttgatgtctcgaaatcaaccatctaaacgcacacaacttcgtgtgacaagggtgttttttctttcattattatctcgcaactccgacgaccaattgagctcaaattttcacagttttgttatttcatgcacatgttgagatacaccaagtgagaagattggtctttgacaattaccaaaaatgtccactgtctttaaggagacAGTTGTGAGTTCAACACGAGACATTATTTACTTTATTAAAGACTAGTATAGTGTGATAAGAGGAGAGACTTTAGTACTGAGATTTCGTTTAATGTGGAGTGAAACCATTGTCAGTAGGACGTTTGCTAACAAACTGTCAAAGAATTGGTTATAAATCTCAAAAGTTGTAAGTTCCACATTGAGACCTAGCCAATTAGCAAGGATATTTTCAAATTACCCTGGaaagatttgttttctgtaaaattCCACCAATGAATTGTAATCACGTGTCGTTGGTAATAGCTGATCCTAGCTGAATCAGATGGCTTCCAGAAGGCTTGACGGgttgcaatttgttttatttagtcTAAAGCTTCAACAGGCAAAAGGATTATGTTAAAAAAGGAGAGAACATTACACAACATTCTAAAACTGGCTGTTTGAAACAGTACGACGGCGCAAGCGTGTGCGTAGATTCTGATGGTGAAAAGTTAAAGAGTGTAGTTaacatatgtttttttttacaaggaaGGTGTTTGGTTGCTTTAACAGATGTATTATTATGTCGATTTTATGTGTGTTGTTTGAATACCATTTAGACACT harbors:
- the LOC139948315 gene encoding tetratricopeptide repeat protein 22-like translates to MAASTMSRASSFGHYLLPLTMNKCQINAKQAEYHIKVKTMSLDIGKHRPGRHALRNLLGLLHFRLDKFEESLAYFDKILSDGEDPENLNALANRKYICDNLYMIPESRQCTEKLYELLADDDQNEGGESRLRRARSRAEQAFAYSFDVFNETVTTERYQTSVKLYDEAFELAGDSLAQDDREDWMMSKGMACHKIFSEKKREKSLKEAQMWLKETVNIFIQIVNKTDDNSVASDSWRHLGEIFMDKSLFDIQVPDLFKGYLQKPIECFKKALHHTPNDARILARFANFLNKINHKEEALEKVNQSIELDTTVFNAFAYIVRGRIFLQDYEYQLGLIGSTKHNSSNRLDNPLKNAQKDFEKVYEFNSSPVNLEELAQVYYYMATDCHENEEAGQEAGHNDRQKYLQKALTTCARAAACQDGEKRSLVHKIRGQTLCALGEHQHALRSFQRAIECKDDKYVVWESVNLLVVEYGHVLNDIGDTLSSHQPLLADMVYWLHKAAKLSLTNLEWTSFSMEPLTSLTSNWQSFVKFCQDNDYTRELEDIQQASFVHTGWRTQQRRTVSTSDAESMSRPSHVRHSKSVPEETSGASFEDPNPYVQLDESATDSLSVLELDDNETSSEATEDKPTTTPRAGKIQLSDKTSSSQEWTTDDASNKPIRSAPGDALNCDFTYDFFVIHSDSASEWVFRCLLEELEGRGLKGCIKDRDFMLGQTKVKNYTGSTAKSACVLIVVSKDFKKDYWCDRGMEMAFEQRKLLIPILREDTELPALLNPLTHLDALGAVNWERLQKCIEQQIKLDDTAA
- the LOC139948485 gene encoding uncharacterized protein, which encodes MAASTMSRASSFGHYLLPLTMNKGQINAKQAEYHIEVKTKYLDIKKHRPERHALRNLLGMLHFRLDKFDESLAFFDKILSDGEDPKNLNALANRKYVCDKLYRIPESSDCDKKMSELLPDDYQNEGAESRLRRARSLAEQAFAYSFDVFDESVTTERYRTSVKLYEEAFELAGDSLAQDEREDWMMSKGMACQKIFSEVKFNKALQKEARKWFEEAANIFIRIKDTNNDSLKSESWRHLGELFQGRSMCSVSVSDNLPLYEPEACFEEALNFTPNDPKLLARYANFLKSNDRLDTALVWVNKSIRQDETNYNSLALFLRGQIFLRYFKKQFTQHNTPHQQDGSFLINAQQDLEKLSESHSTPMYLQELAQVYYYMATDCHGKVKTECGGLEYLHKALTMCAKATAFQDGEKRSNVHKIRGLCLRALGEHQHALRSFKRAVECDLSYNWFSGSGKCLISEYASVLKDMTGGKSSCSQTLFADMVYWLHKAAKTYLMNPQWIGSFDVQRHLASNWENFVKYCVDNDNTSELEDIQEASSHPEQRRRTDEESHLPTSMCPPQSVIEEASGTSCFVSTEDQNPHAPIEAAKVTVYQPPQKRRTQTVVGEGSVYREVSEDHKPHANIEGTKATAYKPPHVRRAQSIADEARGATEETSDDYQTQLQVESSTDSLSALDLGGNKTSSKEKQVTLTVNLQTGKTQIVNPTSSTQEWTSKDASKKPIRSAPEKALNHNFQNDFLVLHSSSASEWVIRCLLEELEESNLKGCIKDRDFMVGKTWLANYTDSIANSACVIIVITQDFEHDAWCNSSMLMAIEQKKLLVPVLREGTKLPMFLNTLTHLDATGAVNWELLKRSIEQQIRLGDA